In the genome of Cryptomeria japonica chromosome 8, Sugi_1.0, whole genome shotgun sequence, one region contains:
- the LOC131053640 gene encoding putative leucine-rich repeat receptor-like serine/threonine-protein kinase At2g24130 has translation MAESSNHSDEAALMAFKAAISLDPYNSLLHWNPNHTCNWTGITCSSRRQRVVSLNLTGMGLLGPISPFLGNLSFLRVLDPKNNSFHGRIPYQLGRLFRLRRLWLSVNNLSGNIPPEFSLLSHLEAIGLRANNLTGIIPHFLGNMSFLNILDLSENTLQSGIPAELGMLSQLYWLNLGFNNLTGLIPVALSNCTRLQILELCANNLNGPVPWEFGRLSELQHVYLWQNQLSGEIPRSVGNWSQLERLELEINQLSGTVPLEFGKMKQLRQLFLWGNQFVSGSSGLPILTVLTNCSSLEDLELAFNHLTGVVPTSVGRLSNSLSFLALDSNEIGGNIPEEIGNLTNLATLYLGANRFNGTIPSALGKLPNLERLDLEANNLQGRIPESFGQSIRLGLLSLSENMLSGQIPDSLGELPQLRDLFLDHNQLSSKIPASLGRSQTLETVDFAHNKLTGNIPPEVAGLQNLQFYFNVSSNFLQGSILEMSKMVMVLAIDLSQNNFSGVIPSALASCKGLEYLHLSWNAFEGPIPASLADLQNLQYMDLSRNNLSGMIPVTFKKMKMLRHLNLSSNKLTGEVPKGGAFATLDASEVMGNLGVCGGWINLPPCSHSNHKQPLVSKMVIIPVIVGIAILIMSLLLVAFSYILCRHSSTPALNVWPPKISYEELVDATGGFSDENLLGIGSFGSVYKGILKNGTNIAVKVLKLQDQHVRQSFSRECNALKRVRHRNVIKIISACSNLDFKALILPFMSNGSLERWLYHSEGGRCRLNLSDRIRIAMEIAEGMAYLHHYCFVQVIHCDLKPNNVLLGDDMTSYIADFGLSNIIFGNSVDSLTSTDALKGSVGYIAPGIYFSLFHYAFCWFSLFYKSSNASNDLRVFDPCLFVIIEYGIGGKLTTKGDVYSYGILILELLTRRRPTDNMFTEGINLQKWIEMHFPNRISDVVDNCLLIDAHESGTSMVIECLTQFIQIGLFCTRESPQE, from the coding sequence ATGGCAGAGTCTTCCAATCATTCTGATGAAGCAGCTCTCATGGCTTTCAAAGCTGCTATCTCTCTCGATCCATATAATTCCTTACTCCATTGGAATCCCAATCACACCTGTAATTGGACTGGCATTACCTGCTCTTCTCGTCGACAGCGTGTGGTTTCCTTGAATCTCACTGGTATGGGATTACTTGGCCCCATCTCTCCCTTTCTCGGAAATCTTTCCTTCCTCAGAGTACTTGATCCCAAAAATAATAGCTTCCACGGCCGTATTCCATATCAGCTTGGAAGGCTATTTCGCTTGAGAAGGCTTTGGTTGTCTGTTAACAATTTAAGTGGAAACATTCCCCCTGAATTTAGTCTCCTTTCACATTTAGAAGCCATAGGATTACGAGCAAACAACTTGACAGGTATTATCCCACATTTCTTAGGAAACATGTCCTTTTTAAATATCCTTGATTTGTCCGAAAATACACTCCAAAGTGGTATTCCTGCTGAGCTAGGTATGCTTAGTCAGCTATACTGGCTTAATCTTGGCTTCAATAACTTAACAGGGTTGATCCCCGTTGCCCTTTCAAATTGCACTCGTCTCCAAATTTTGGAGCTCTGTGCTAACAACTTAAACGGCCCAGTTCCATGGGAGTTTGGAAGGCTGTCAGAGTTGCAACATGTGTATTTATGGCAAAATCAACTCAGTGGAGAAATACCCCGCTCAGTGGGGAATTGGAGTCAGCTGGAACGCCTGGAATTGGAGATCAACCAACTGAGCGGCACAGTGCCCCTGGAATTTGGTAAAATGAAGCAGCTGAGACAGTTATTTTTGTGGGGAAATCAATTTGTGAGTGGAAGCAGTGGTTTGCCTATTCTAACAGTGTTAACTAATTGCTCCAGCTTGGAAGATCTTGAATTGGCATTTAATCATCTCACTGGCGTCGTGCCCACTTCAGTTGGTCGCCTTTCAAATTCACTCTCCTTTTTAGCCTTAGACTCAAATGAAATAGGGGGAAACATACCAGAAGAGATTGGTAACCTCACAAATTTAGCGACATTATATCTAGGTGCAAACCGATTCAATGGGACCATTCCATCTGCACTCGGCAAACTTCCAAATCTGGAAAGATTAGATCTGGAGGCAAACAATTTACAGGGAAGAATTCCAGAAAGTTTTGGACAATCAATAAGGCTTGGATTGTTGTCACTCAGTGAGAATATGCTTTCAGGTCAAATTCCAGATAGTCTTGGCGAGCTTCCACAATTAAGAGACCTTTTTCTGGATCACAATCAACTATCAAGTAAAATACCTGCCAGTTTAGGGAGAAGTCAGACATTGGAGACGGTGGACTTTGCCCACAACAAACTAACAGGAAACATACCTCCTGAAGTTGCAGGTCTTCAAAATCTCCAGTTTTATTTCAATGTTTCCAGCAATTTCTTGCAAGGTTCTATTTTGGAAATGAGTAAAATGGTTATGGTTTTAGCTATAGATCTTTCTCAAAACAATTTTTCCGGTGTCATTCCTAGTGCACTAGCAAGCTGCAAGGGTTTGGAATATCTACATCTTTCTTGGAATGCATTTGAGGGGCCAATCCCTGCATCACTAGCAGATCTGCAAAATCTGCAGTACATGGATCTTTCTCGCAATAATTTGTCAGGTATGATACCGGTGACTTTCAAAAAGATGAAAATGCTTCGACATCTCAATCTCTCTTCAAACAAGTTGACTGGAGAGGTCCCAAAGGGAGGAGCTTTCGCAACACTCGACGCCTCAGAAGTTATGGGAAATCTTGGCGTCTGTGGTGGATGGATAAACTTGCCACCATGCTCTCATTCCAATCACAAACAGCCATTAGTATCCAAAATGGTGATTATTCCTGTGATAGTAGGCATTGCAATTTTGATCATGTCTCTTCTATTGGTAGCATTTTCTTATATATTATGTAGACATTCTAGTACCCCTGCTCTCAATGTATGGCCCCCAAAAATTTCATATGAAGAACTTGTAGATGCAACTGGTGGGTTTAGTGATGAAAATCTTTTAGGAATTGGTAGCTTTGGGTCAGTTTATAAAGGAATTTTAAAGAATGGTACAAATATTGCTGTTAAAGTTCTCAAGTTGCAAGATCAACATGTTCGCCAAAGTTTTAGCAGAGAATGCAATGCATTAAAGAGAGTTCGACATCGCAATGTAATAAAAATAATTTCAGCATGTTCCAATCTTGATTTCAAAGCCTTAATTCTTCCATTCATGTCAAATGGAAGTTTAGAGAGATGGTTGTATCATTCAGAAGGTGGTAGATGCAGATTAAATTTGAGTGATCGAATAAGGATAGCAATGGAGATAGCAGAAGGAATGGCATATCTTCACCATTATTGCTTTGTTCAAGTGATTCACTGCGACCTTAAGCCCAACAATGTCCTATTAGGAGATGACATGACTTCATACATAGCAGATTTTGGCCTTTCCAATATTATTTTCGGCAATTCTGTGGATTCTTTGACTTCTACAGATGCACTTAAAGGATCTGTTGGCTACATTGCACCAGGTATATATTTCTCattatttcattatgcattttgCTGGTTTTCTTTATTTTATAAATCATCAAATGCTTCAAATGACTTAAGAGTCTTTGATCCTTGTTTATTTGTTATTATAGAATATGGTATAGGTGGAAAGCTTACTACAAAAGGAGATGTATATAGTTATGGAATTTTAATTCTAGAGTTGTTAACAAGGAGGAGACCAACAGATAATATGTTCACTGAAGGAATAAATCTACAAAAATGGATAGAAATGCATTTTCCAAATAGAATCTCAGATGTGGTGGATAATTGTTTGCTTATAGATGCTCATGAATCGGGGACATCAATGGTAATAGAATGCCTTACTCAATTTATACAAATTGGGCTCTTTTGCACAAGGGAGTCACCTCAAGAGTGA